The Nocardia sp. BMG51109 nucleotide sequence CCACCGGCAGCTGGGACTGTGCGCTACCTCGCCCGACGAGCCGCGCGACACCGCCACGCCGAGTTCGCGAGACGACGGACGCTGTTCGCCCCTGTACCGGCCTCCCGCGTCGGCAGGGTTCGCGGCGCCGTTCTCCTTCCTCGCCCCCTCCGGTGCGGTACTCATGTCCTTGCCGTTGCGCCGACCCCGATTACGCTGTGCCCCAGTGGAACCCGACGCCGCGCTCTCGTCCGGCAGCGTCAGGGGGCCGTTGCAGTGCCGACACCGCGCGGGGGTCCGGCATTTCGCACAGGCCAGCGCCGGAACGTAACCGCGGCGCGGCACCTGGACCAGCACCGGTTCCCCCGCCGCCAATGCCTTGCGCGCCGCGGTGAACGCGACCGCCGGGATCCGCACGGCGCGCGCGACCGGATCTCGTTCCAGCGCGATATCGCTGTCGCCGGGCGCGCTGATCCGCGGCGCGAACTGCCGCACCACCGCACGGTCGGCGACCAGATCGTGCGCCCAGCCGGATTCGACGACGGCCTGGATCTCCGCGGTCCGGGCGAACCCGCCGGCGACGAACGCCGCGCCCGTCTCGTAGGCCCGCAGCATCGCCACCTCCCGCGCGTGCGGGTACGGCGACCGGGGTTCGCCGTACGTGTCGTCGCCGTCGTCCCAGATCGCGACGAGCCCGAGAGCCTGCACCGGAGCGAAAACCGCACTGCGCGTACCGATCACGACACGGGCCGTCCCGCGTAGCGCCGCCAGCCACCGCCGATAGCGCGCCGCCGGTCCCAGCCCCGCCGCCAGCGCGACCGCCGAATCACCCACCACCTCGGCACACGCCGCCGACAGCCGATCGAGGTCCCGCTGGTCGGGCACGATCAGCACGGCACCGCGACCGCCCCGCACCACCACCGCCGCCAGCTCCGCCAACCGCCGCGCCCAGTCCTCCCCCGGCACCGCCTGCCAAGCCGCCCGCGGCCCCTTCCCTTCCGCCAGCGCACCCAGGAACGACCGCCCGTGCCGGTAGCGCTCCCACTCCGAATCATGCGAAAGGTCAACGGATGCCGCCGGATTCGCATCGACATCGGCATCGGATAGTCCGGACGGGTCCAATCCTCTTACCGCGCAGCGTGCCTCGCGATCAGCCCCCGATTCGGCGCCAGACTGTTCGCCGGTCGGCCGATGATCGTGAGTCTCCGTTCCAGAAGTCCACGAGGCGTGCACGTCACCGGTCGTCGGACCGTCACCAGCGATCTCACCGCCCCGGCCGGTCTCCCGTGCCGCAACCGTCGTCTCGCTCTCATCGCCACGAGCCTGGTCCGACTCCGGCGCCGGAACCGTGGTCTCGATCTCACCGTTACGAGCTTCGTCGGCGTCCGACCCGAGCGCGGTCACTTCGGTCTCGTCTCCGGTGGGCGCCCGCCCCGCCGCTCCGGAGCTGGTGGGTGTCGACTCTCTCCCGGACGGCGACTCTCCCCCAGATGCTGAGGGATTCGTCTCATCGGCAACTGCCTCCGGCCCGCGGCCGGCATCGACCTCGGCCTCGGCACCAACGCCCCCGTTGACAGTCCCTCGATCGGCGGTACCGGAATTCTTCGGCAGCACCGAGCCCTTCGCCTCCCCCGAGTCTTTCGATTCCCCCGAATCCTTCGGCTTCTCCCCCTCCACCTTGGCGTGCCGGGGCGGAATCGCCAGGCGCAGCACGTCGGCGCGGGTCCCGGCATAGCGCGCCGCGACGGCGGTGACCAACCGCAGGATCTCGGGCGTCAGAACGCGCTCACCGGAGACGACGCGCTCCAATTTCATCAATCGCCCGGTGTGATCGGTCTTGTCGAGACGGTCCAGAATGAAGCCGTCGACCAGACGCCCGGAGAAACGCACCCGGACGCGCACACCCGGCTGGGCGAGCGCGTCCAGTTTCGCGGGGACCAGGTAGTCGAAATCCCGGTCCAGATGGGCCGGTTCGAGCATCGGCAGCACGCGCGCAATGGGGCGCACCGACGCGGCCTCGACCCCCGAGGCGGCAGCCCGCGTCCCCGTCGGGGACTCGACGGCTGCCGCTTCGGGCCCGGCCTCGGTCAATTACAGTCCGACGGCGGCGCGCAGCTTGTCGGCGCGGTCGGTCCGCTCCCACGGCAGGTCGACATCGGTGCGACCGAAGTGACCGTAGGCGGCCGTCGGCGCGTAGATCGGACGCAGCAGGTCCAGATCGCGGATGATCGCGCCCGGCCGCAGATCGAACACCTCGGAGATCGCGGCCGAGATCTTGTCCGGATCGACCACCTCGGTGCCGAAGGTCTCCACGAACAGGCCGACCGGGGCCGCCTTGCCGATGGCGTAGGCGACCTGCACCTCGGCTCGCTCGGCGAGTTCCGCGGCGATCACGTTCTTGGCGACCCAGCGCATGGCGTAGGCGGCCGAACGGTCCACCTTCGACGGGTCCTTGCCGGAGAAGGCGCCGCCGCCGTGCCGGGCCATGCCGCCGTAGGTGTCGACGATGATCTTGCGGCCGGTGAGACCCGCGTCGCCCATCGGGCCACCGAGCACGAACTTGCCGGTCGGGTTCACCAGCAGCCGGAACTCGGAGGTGTCCAGCGGGTTCGGCAGCTCCAGCTCGGACAGCACCGCCTCGACGACCTTCTCGCGGATGTCGGGCACCAGCAGGTTGTCCAGATCGATGTCGGCGGCGTGCTGGGTGGAGACGACCACCGTGTCCAGCCGGGCCGGCGTGTCACCGTCGTACTCGATGGTGACCTGCGTCTTGCCGTCGGGACGCAGGTACGGCAGCACGCCGGACTTGCGGACCTCGGTCAGCCGCCGGGACAGGCGGTGCGCCAGCCCGATCGGCAGCGGCATCAGCTCGGGGGTGTCCTTGGTGGCGTAACCGAACATCAGGCCCTGGTCACCCGCGCCCTGCTTTTCGATCTCGTCGTCGGAACCGCCGGTGCGCGCCTCGTGCGAGGTGTCCACGCCCTGCGCGATATCGGGCGACTGAGCGCCGATCGCCACGTTCACACCGCAGGACGCACCGTCGAAACCCTTTGCGGACGAGTCGTATCCGATCTCGAGAATCTTGTCGCGCACGATGCTCGGGATATCGGCGTAGGCCTGGGTGGTGACCTCGCCGGCCACATGCACCTGGCCGGTCGTCACCAAGGTCTCCACCGCAACCCGGCTGGCGGGATCCTGAGCGAGCAGTGCGTCGAGTACGGAATCGCTGATAGCGTCACAGATCTTGTCCGGATGACCCTCGGTCACGGACTCACTCGTGAATAGCCGGCTACCGGACTTGCCCACAGTTCTTCCCTCTTCCTCAACGGGTCTTCGTACCGAGAAGCGACAGTAACGAACTAGCGCTACCGCGCAACCCTTCGACTCAGACTATTCCAAACCACCGACGCGGCACGGTCCCAGCGACTCGCACGGCACTGCCGTGATCAGCAAATGCCGTGGTCGCCACCCGCTACCGCCTCCACAGGGCTCCGTTTTGGCAGTCGGTGCAACTTCACGCGTAGTGCACTCACGCACCGTACGCGTACCTGCATGATAAGCCCAAACCGGATGCGGCTCAGCGCAAGAGCGGTCCGAGCGCGTCCAGCACACGGCTGGCAAGCAACAATTTCGAGCCGTGATCGAGCGACTGTTCGGTGCCGTCGGCTCCCAGCAACCATCCGTCGTTGTTGTCCACCTCGAACGCCTTACCCTCGCCGACGGCGTTGACGACCAGCAGGTCGCAACCCTTCCGCTTGAGCTTGGCGCGGGCGTGGGTGAGCACGTCGCCGTGCTCGTCACCGGTCTCGGCGGCAAATCCGACGATGGCCAGCCCGGGCAGCTGCCCGTCGTGCCGGGCCTGCACCAGACCGGCGAGAATATCGCGATTCTTGGTCAGCTCGATCCGGTCGGGCTCGTTCACCCCCTTCTTGATCTTCGCCGCGGCGACGTCGGTCGGCCGGAAATCGGCCACCGCGGCCGCCATGATCACCGCGTCGGCGCCGGGAGCGTGCTTGTCGACCGCGACGCCGAGCTGCTCGGCCGTCGTGACGTGCACGAGCTCCACGGCCGCGGGCGGTTCCAGGCCGATGGTGTTGCCGGCGACCAGCGTAACCCGGGCGCCGCGCTGGGCCGCCAACCGAGCAAGCGCGAAACCCTGCTTGCCCGAACTGCGATTGCCGAGGAAGCGCACCGGATCCAGCGGCTCGCGGGTACCGCCCGCGGAGACCACCAGGCGGCGCCCCTCCAGATCGCGCGGCATCGCGTCGGCGCGTTCCAGCAGCAGCGAGGCCAGCGCGAAGATCTCCTCCGGCTCGGGCAGCCGGCCCGGTCCGGTATCGGCGCCGGTCAGGCGGCCGGCCGCGGGCTCCATCACGACCGCGCCGTGGCTGCGCAGCATCGCCACGTTCGCCTCGGTCGCCGGATGCTGCCACATCTCGGTGTGCATGGCGGGAGCGAACAACACCGGACATCGGGCCGTCAGCAGCGTCGCGGTGAGCAGATCGTCGGCCCTGCCCATGGCCGAGCGCGCCATCAGGTCGGCCGTCGCCGGGGCGATCACCACCAGGTCGGCCTCCTGCCCGAGGCGCACGTGCGGCACCTCGGGAACATCGGCGAACACCCCGGTGTGCACCGGGTTACCCGACAGTGCCTCGAAGGTCGCCCGGCCGACGAACTGCAGCGCCGACTCGGTGGGAATCACCCGGACGTCGTGCCCGGTCTCGGTGAACTTGCGAACGAGCGAGCAGGCTTTGTAAGCGGCGATTCCGCCGCCCACGCCGACAACGATCCGCATCTGACTCAGCCTCTTCGTCCGGTGGAGGTGGGGCGGCGGTGTCCGCTAACTCATTCGCCTTCGGAGTGTTCCAGCAGGTCGGCGTGGATCTCCCGCATCGCGACCGACAGCGGCTTCTCCTGCAGGCCCGGCTCGACCAGCGGCCCCACGTACTCCAGGATGCCGTCGCCGAGCTGGTTGTAGTAATCGTTGATCTGACGCGCCCGCTTGGCCGCGTAGATGACCAGCGCGTACTTGGACGACGTGCGCTCGAGCAGCTCGTCGATCGGGGGATTGGTCAGGCCCACCGGGGTGTCGTACGCGGGCATGGTCTTGGTGTCGCTCACTAGGGAGGCTCCTGCGAGGTCGTGGTGGACATCCGGATGCGAGATTCGGGGGCGAATTCGCCGCCCTCATCTCGAATTTGTGCTAACGAACAACGATACCAACTGCTCACAGGCGTTGTTCAGATCGTCGTTCACGATCACGGTGTCGAACTCGTCACACGCCGCGAGTTCGATCCTGGCGGTTTGCAGCCGCCGCTCGATGACCTCCGCCGATTCGGTGCCCCGGGCGGTCAGCCGGGCCACCAGCTCGTCCCAGCTCGGCGGCGCCAGGAAGACCAGCAGGGCCTCCGGCACGGCCGCACGAATCTGCCGGGCTCCGGCCAGATCCACCTCCACGAGTACGGGCTTGCCGGCGGCCAGCGCCGCCCGTACGGGTACGGCCGGGGTTCCCGACCGCTGCAGGCCGCCGTGGATGTCGGCCCATTCGAGTAGATCCCCCTCGTCGATCATGGCGTCGAACGCCGCCCTGGTCACGAATAGGTAATCGCGGCCGTCGACCTCCCCGGGCCGCGGGGCCCGGGTGGTGGCCGACACACTGAAAACCAGGTCGGGCAGCCGCTCGCGGACGCACCGGACCACAGTGGATTTGCCGACGGCCGAGGGGCCGACCAGTACGACCAGCCGACCCTTCTGCGTGTGCTCGACCACCCTCGGATCAGGCTTGGTCGAACTTCGCCAGCAGCGCCTTGCGCTGGCGGTCGCCCAGGCCCCGCAGCCGACGGGTCGGCGCGATCTCCAGCTCGCTCATGATCTCCGCCGCCTTGACCTTGCCGACCTTGGGCAGGGCCTCCAGCAGGGCAGAGACCTTCATCTTGCCGAGCACCTCGTCCGTATCGGCGTCCTTCAGGACCGTCTTCAGGTCGGTGCCGCCGCGCTTCAAACGCTCCTTGAGCTCTGCCCGAGCGCGGCGAGCGGCAGCCGCCTTCTCCAGAGCAGCCTTACGCTGCTCGTCAGTCAGCTGGGGAAGGGCCACGGTTCCTCCGTCTCATCGTTCATTGCTTAATCTCCCACCGGTAACCCGGCGGTCTGTGCGACCGTACCCACGCAACGTGCCGATTGCGAACCCACCCCCCAGGTCAGCGCGGGATTCGGGCGGGACACCGGCGGCGCGGGTGCCGCATCGCGCTCGCTCGAGCCGGTTGCGGAAATCCTACCGCCGAAATCCCCATCGGCCGCGTGGCCTGCGGTTTTCCGGTGCGCTACAAGGCAAATGACCGATTCGCCGCCGGACCGGAGGCGTTGTAATCCGGTCGTTATCCAGCGACCTGGACTTTTCTCGATTTCTCGGCGTGTCGCGCATTTTCGGCCCTGCGTGTCGCGTTTTCCGTCGACTGATAGCGGCCACGGCCGCCGCAGTGGGAGCAACGCACAGGGGCACCGATCGGCCACCCGGAAGGCCCGCTGACAGCGGAAAACACAGGGGTGTAGTTCCGGGACGGCCGGGACCGTCCGGGTCGCGCAGCGGGCCGAAAACACCGAACGGACCGGTCTCGTTCATCCATTCGGACCGCGACCGAGGACGGACCCGACCGACCGGTGCGGCACGAGCCCGCGTTCGGCTCCACAGGAGGGCGGTTCGGTTCCGCGAGAAGGCGGTTCGGTTCCGCAAGTGCGAGGTTCAGTTCTGCAGGAACGCGAAGGCGTCGGCGAATTCCTCGGCCCGCGAACGCAATACGTCCGCCGACGGCCCCGCACCGAGCACCTCGCGGGACACCGACGGCACGACCGCGGCGAGGCTCTCGGCCGGAACGAGCCCGCGCACCGATTCCGGGCCACCGCCCTGCGCGCCCACGCCGGGCATCAGGATGGGTCCGTTGAGCCGACCGACGTCCGGCGCCTCGGCGAGGGTGGCGCCGACGACCACGCCCACCGAACCGAATTCGGCGCCGGCGTTGCGCGCCGCCGCGTCGTCGACCACGGTCTGCGCCACCGACCGTCCGTCCGCGGTCGTGCCCCGCTGTAGTTGCGCGCCTTCCGGATTCGAGGTGGCGGCGAGCACGAACACGCCGCCGCCGCTGTCGGCCGCCAGATCCAATGCCGGTGCGAGCGAACCGAATCCGAGGTACGGCGACACCGTCACCGCATCGCTGCCGAGCGGGCCGTCACCGAGCCACGCCGCGGCGTAGGCGGCCATCGTGGAGCCGATGTCGCCGCGCTTGGCGTCGGCGAGCACCAGGGTGCCCGACTCCCGCAGCGCGGCGATGGTGTCCTCGAGAACCATGAATCCGCCGGAGCCGTAGGGCTCGAAGAATGCGACCTGCGGCTTGACCAGGGCGACCCGGCCGGCGAAGGCGTCGACGCAGGTGTCGGCGAATCGCTTCAGGCCGTCGATGTCCGCCGCGAGACCCCAGGCGCGCAACAGCTGCGGATGCGGATCGATGCCGAGGCATACCGGGCCGTGCTGCCGCATCGCCTGCCGCAGCCGGGCACCGAACGGCGTCATCGAGGAAGCGCGGCGAGCCGCGGGTCCGGTTCTGCGGCGAGACGGCCCTCCGGGCCGGTGGCGAGTCGGCCCTGCGGGTCGGTGGCGAGCTGCCCCTCCGGGTCGGTGACGAGGTGCTCCTCCGGGGCGGTGACGAGCTGCCCCTCCGGGTCGGTGACGAGCTGCCCCTCCTGGGCGGTGACGAGGTGACCCTCCGGGTCGGTGACGAGTCCGAGATCGGGGTCGGCGGCCGCCGCTACATCGGCGGCGTCGAGCCGCGCGTCGAGGTCCCCCGCGAGCCCCACCGCGGCGGATAGGTCCGCGGCCGAGGCCGATCGCGACTCGGACGCGGCGCCC carries:
- a CDS encoding primosomal protein N' yields the protein MLEPAHLDRDFDYLVPAKLDALAQPGVRVRVRFSGRLVDGFILDRLDKTDHTGRLMKLERVVSGERVLTPEILRLVTAVAARYAGTRADVLRLAIPPRHAKVEGEKPKDSGESKDSGEAKGSVLPKNSGTADRGTVNGGVGAEAEVDAGRGPEAVADETNPSASGGESPSGRESTPTSSGAAGRAPTGDETEVTALGSDADEARNGEIETTVPAPESDQARGDESETTVAARETGRGGEIAGDGPTTGDVHASWTSGTETHDHRPTGEQSGAESGADREARCAVRGLDPSGLSDADVDANPAASVDLSHDSEWERYRHGRSFLGALAEGKGPRAAWQAVPGEDWARRLAELAAVVVRGGRGAVLIVPDQRDLDRLSAACAEVVGDSAVALAAGLGPAARYRRWLAALRGTARVVIGTRSAVFAPVQALGLVAIWDDGDDTYGEPRSPYPHAREVAMLRAYETGAAFVAGGFARTAEIQAVVESGWAHDLVADRAVVRQFAPRISAPGDSDIALERDPVARAVRIPAVAFTAARKALAAGEPVLVQVPRRGYVPALACAKCRTPARCRHCNGPLTLPDESAASGSTGAQRNRGRRNGKDMSTAPEGARKENGAANPADAGGRYRGEQRPSSRELGVAVSRGSSGEVAHSPSCRWCGRMEPVFRCASCGSRALRAVVIGAARTAEELGRAFPGVPIRGSGGAAVLDSVSDEPQVVVATIGAEPPVPGGYGVALLLDGWALLGRADLRAAEDALRRWMCAAALVRSSGQVIVMAEPSVPTVQALVRWDPVGHAVFELEERSEVRFPPAVRFAAIDGTTDSIAELLGEAKLPEGIEVLGPVPLPPGARKPFSSGDSPVEVERMILRADRRQGSILSRALTAAQAVYSTHRSTAPLRVQIDPIDIG
- the metK gene encoding methionine adenosyltransferase — translated: MGKSGSRLFTSESVTEGHPDKICDAISDSVLDALLAQDPASRVAVETLVTTGQVHVAGEVTTQAYADIPSIVRDKILEIGYDSSAKGFDGASCGVNVAIGAQSPDIAQGVDTSHEARTGGSDDEIEKQGAGDQGLMFGYATKDTPELMPLPIGLAHRLSRRLTEVRKSGVLPYLRPDGKTQVTIEYDGDTPARLDTVVVSTQHAADIDLDNLLVPDIREKVVEAVLSELELPNPLDTSEFRLLVNPTGKFVLGGPMGDAGLTGRKIIVDTYGGMARHGGGAFSGKDPSKVDRSAAYAMRWVAKNVIAAELAERAEVQVAYAIGKAAPVGLFVETFGTEVVDPDKISAAISEVFDLRPGAIIRDLDLLRPIYAPTAAYGHFGRTDVDLPWERTDRADKLRAAVGL
- the coaBC gene encoding bifunctional phosphopantothenoylcysteine decarboxylase/phosphopantothenate--cysteine ligase CoaBC — encoded protein: MRIVVGVGGGIAAYKACSLVRKFTETGHDVRVIPTESALQFVGRATFEALSGNPVHTGVFADVPEVPHVRLGQEADLVVIAPATADLMARSAMGRADDLLTATLLTARCPVLFAPAMHTEMWQHPATEANVAMLRSHGAVVMEPAAGRLTGADTGPGRLPEPEEIFALASLLLERADAMPRDLEGRRLVVSAGGTREPLDPVRFLGNRSSGKQGFALARLAAQRGARVTLVAGNTIGLEPPAAVELVHVTTAEQLGVAVDKHAPGADAVIMAAAVADFRPTDVAAAKIKKGVNEPDRIELTKNRDILAGLVQARHDGQLPGLAIVGFAAETGDEHGDVLTHARAKLKRKGCDLLVVNAVGEGKAFEVDNNDGWLLGADGTEQSLDHGSKLLLASRVLDALGPLLR
- the rpoZ gene encoding DNA-directed RNA polymerase subunit omega, with the protein product MSDTKTMPAYDTPVGLTNPPIDELLERTSSKYALVIYAAKRARQINDYYNQLGDGILEYVGPLVEPGLQEKPLSVAMREIHADLLEHSEGE
- the gmk gene encoding guanylate kinase; this translates as MVEHTQKGRLVVLVGPSAVGKSTVVRCVRERLPDLVFSVSATTRAPRPGEVDGRDYLFVTRAAFDAMIDEGDLLEWADIHGGLQRSGTPAVPVRAALAAGKPVLVEVDLAGARQIRAAVPEALLVFLAPPSWDELVARLTARGTESAEVIERRLQTARIELAACDEFDTVIVNDDLNNACEQLVSLFVSTNSR
- the mihF gene encoding integration host factor, actinobacterial type; translation: MALPQLTDEQRKAALEKAAAARRARAELKERLKRGGTDLKTVLKDADTDEVLGKMKVSALLEALPKVGKVKAAEIMSELEIAPTRRLRGLGDRQRKALLAKFDQA
- the pyrF gene encoding orotidine-5'-phosphate decarboxylase: MTPFGARLRQAMRQHGPVCLGIDPHPQLLRAWGLAADIDGLKRFADTCVDAFAGRVALVKPQVAFFEPYGSGGFMVLEDTIAALRESGTLVLADAKRGDIGSTMAAYAAAWLGDGPLGSDAVTVSPYLGFGSLAPALDLAADSGGGVFVLAATSNPEGAQLQRGTTADGRSVAQTVVDDAAARNAGAEFGSVGVVVGATLAEAPDVGRLNGPILMPGVGAQGGGPESVRGLVPAESLAAVVPSVSREVLGAGPSADVLRSRAEEFADAFAFLQN